Proteins encoded together in one Xenopus laevis strain J_2021 chromosome 6L, Xenopus_laevis_v10.1, whole genome shotgun sequence window:
- the cyp3a5.L gene encoding cytochrome P450 family 3 subfamily A member 5 L homeolog isoform X2, translating to MIKECYTNFTNRRDFGLSGPLKSSVLISKDEQWKRIRTVLSPTFTSGKLKQMFPVMKHYGELLVKNIQKKIDNKEPLDMKYIFGSYSMDTILSTSFSVNVDSMNNPNDPFVTNARNLFTFSFFNPLFLLTILCPFLVPVLDKMNFCFLSLKILNFFKDAVASIKKKRQKDIHEDRVDFLQLMVDAQNNEGDSVPEGEKQRYKELSDDEILAQSLIFIMAGYETTSTTLMFLAYNIAMHPDVQSRLEEEIDTLLPNKAPPTYEALMKMEYMDMVINETMRLFPSAIRIDRVCKKTMEINGVTIPAGVVIVVPLFVLHLNPEVWPEPEKFQPERFSKENQKNQDPYSFLPFGTGPRNCIGMRFALVNMKLALTLLLQNFRFEKCEDTPDPLNICTKGYLKPTKPIILKLVPKTAQTMKE from the exons ATGATCAAGGAATGCTACACCAATTTCACCAATAGAAGG GATTTTGGTTTAAGCGGGCCCTTGAAGTCTTCTGTCCTTATTTCCAAAGATGAGCAGTGGAAAAGGATCCGCACAGTGCTTTCACCTACTTTTACCAGTGGAAAATTAAAACAG ATGTTCCCTGTAATGAAACACTATGGAGAGCTTTTGGTGAAGAATATCCAAAAGAAAATAGATAACAAGGAGCCTCTAGACATGAAGTA TATTTTTGGAAGTTACAGCATGGACACGATCCTAAGCACATCATTCAGCGTCAATGTGGATTCCATGAATAACCCCAACGATCCATTTGTCACCAACGCCAGGAATCTCTTCACATTCTCTTTCTTCAATCCCCTGTTTCTGCTTACAA TTTTATGTCCCTTCCTTGTTCCTGTTTTGGACAAAATGAACTTTTGTTTTCTCTCTTTGAAAATCCTAAACTTTTTCAAAGACGCAGTCGCAAGCatcaagaaaaaaaggcaaaaggatATTCATGAG GATAGAGTGGATTTCCTTCAGCTTATGGTTGATGCACAAAACAATGAAGGCGATTCAGTACCAGAAGGAGAAAAACAGAGATATAAAG AGTTGTCAGATGATGAGATTCTCGCACAATCACTTATCTTCATAATGGCTGGATATGAAACTACAAGCACAACCCTCATGTTTCTGGCATATAACATAGCAATGCATCCGGATGTACAGAGCAGACTTGAAGAAGAGATTGATACTTTATTGCCTAACAAG GCACCACCAACCTATGAAGCACTTATGAAAATGGAATATATGGATATGGTGATTAATGAGACCATGAGATTGTTCCCGTCTGCTATACGAATTGACAGAGTATGTAAGAAAACAATGGAGATTAATGGAGTAACAATCCCAGCTGGAGTTGTCATTGTGGTGCCATTATTTGTTTTGCACCTCAATCCCGAGGTCTGGCCAGAACCAGAAAAATTCCAACCAGAAAG ATTTAGTAAAGAGAATCAAAAGAACCAGGACCCCTACAGCTTTCTGCCTTTTGGAACTGGTCCCAGAAACTGCATTGGAATGAGATTTGCCTTAGTAAATATGAAACTGGCCCTCACCCTCTTGTTGCAGAATTTCAGATTTGAGAAATGCGAAGACACCCCA gatcCACTGAACATTTGTACCAAGGGATACCTGAAGCCCACGAAACCTATTATTCTGAAACTCGTTCCTAAAACTGCGCAAACAATGAAAGAATAG
- the cyp3a5.L gene encoding cytochrome P450 family 3 subfamily A member 5 L homeolog isoform X1 produces the protein MTFLPDFSMETWTLLVLLLTLLAYYAIWPYRLFKRHGIPGPTPIPFIGTFLGNRNGIMEFDMECFKKYGNVWGFYDGPKPLLAIVDPVIIKNIMIKECYTNFTNRRDFGLSGPLKSSVLISKDEQWKRIRTVLSPTFTSGKLKQMFPVMKHYGELLVKNIQKKIDNKEPLDMKYIFGSYSMDTILSTSFSVNVDSMNNPNDPFVTNARNLFTFSFFNPLFLLTILCPFLVPVLDKMNFCFLSLKILNFFKDAVASIKKKRQKDIHEDRVDFLQLMVDAQNNEGDSVPEGEKQRYKELSDDEILAQSLIFIMAGYETTSTTLMFLAYNIAMHPDVQSRLEEEIDTLLPNKAPPTYEALMKMEYMDMVINETMRLFPSAIRIDRVCKKTMEINGVTIPAGVVIVVPLFVLHLNPEVWPEPEKFQPERFSKENQKNQDPYSFLPFGTGPRNCIGMRFALVNMKLALTLLLQNFRFEKCEDTPDPLNICTKGYLKPTKPIILKLVPKTAQTMKE, from the exons ATGACTTTCCTCCCAGACTTCTCTATGGAAACATGGACCCTGCTTGTCCTGCTGCTGACACTCCTTGCTTA TTATGCAATCTGGCCATATAGATTATTCAAAAGACATGGGATTCCTGGCCCTACCCCCATTCCATTTATTGGAACTTTCCTTGGAAACAGAAAT GGCATTATGGAATTTGACATGGAGTGCTTCAAGAAATATGGAAATGTTTGGGG GTTTTATGATGGGCCTAAGCCTTTACTTGCTATAGTGGATCCTGTGATAATTAAAAACATCATGATCAAGGAATGCTACACCAATTTCACCAATAGAAGG GATTTTGGTTTAAGCGGGCCCTTGAAGTCTTCTGTCCTTATTTCCAAAGATGAGCAGTGGAAAAGGATCCGCACAGTGCTTTCACCTACTTTTACCAGTGGAAAATTAAAACAG ATGTTCCCTGTAATGAAACACTATGGAGAGCTTTTGGTGAAGAATATCCAAAAGAAAATAGATAACAAGGAGCCTCTAGACATGAAGTA TATTTTTGGAAGTTACAGCATGGACACGATCCTAAGCACATCATTCAGCGTCAATGTGGATTCCATGAATAACCCCAACGATCCATTTGTCACCAACGCCAGGAATCTCTTCACATTCTCTTTCTTCAATCCCCTGTTTCTGCTTACAA TTTTATGTCCCTTCCTTGTTCCTGTTTTGGACAAAATGAACTTTTGTTTTCTCTCTTTGAAAATCCTAAACTTTTTCAAAGACGCAGTCGCAAGCatcaagaaaaaaaggcaaaaggatATTCATGAG GATAGAGTGGATTTCCTTCAGCTTATGGTTGATGCACAAAACAATGAAGGCGATTCAGTACCAGAAGGAGAAAAACAGAGATATAAAG AGTTGTCAGATGATGAGATTCTCGCACAATCACTTATCTTCATAATGGCTGGATATGAAACTACAAGCACAACCCTCATGTTTCTGGCATATAACATAGCAATGCATCCGGATGTACAGAGCAGACTTGAAGAAGAGATTGATACTTTATTGCCTAACAAG GCACCACCAACCTATGAAGCACTTATGAAAATGGAATATATGGATATGGTGATTAATGAGACCATGAGATTGTTCCCGTCTGCTATACGAATTGACAGAGTATGTAAGAAAACAATGGAGATTAATGGAGTAACAATCCCAGCTGGAGTTGTCATTGTGGTGCCATTATTTGTTTTGCACCTCAATCCCGAGGTCTGGCCAGAACCAGAAAAATTCCAACCAGAAAG ATTTAGTAAAGAGAATCAAAAGAACCAGGACCCCTACAGCTTTCTGCCTTTTGGAACTGGTCCCAGAAACTGCATTGGAATGAGATTTGCCTTAGTAAATATGAAACTGGCCCTCACCCTCTTGTTGCAGAATTTCAGATTTGAGAAATGCGAAGACACCCCA gatcCACTGAACATTTGTACCAAGGGATACCTGAAGCCCACGAAACCTATTATTCTGAAACTCGTTCCTAAAACTGCGCAAACAATGAAAGAATAG
- the cyp3a5.L gene encoding cytochrome P450 family 3 subfamily A member 5 L homeolog (The RefSeq protein has 2 substitutions compared to this genomic sequence) produces MTFLPDFSMETWTLLVLLLTLLAYYAIWPYRLFKRHGIPGPTPIPFIGTFLGNRNGIMEFDMECFKKYGNVWGFYDGPKPLLAIVDPVIIKNIMIKECYTNFTNRRDFGLSGPLKSSVLISKDEQWKRIRTVLSPTFTSGKLKQMFPVMKHYGELLVKNIQKKIDNKEPLNMKYIFGSYSMDTILSTSFSVNVDSMNNPNDPFVTNARNLFTFSFFNPLFLLTILCPFLVPLLDKMNFCFLSLKILNFFKDAVASIKKKRQKDIHEDRVDFLQLMVDAQNNEGDSVPEGEKQRYKELSDDEILAQSLIFIMAGYETTSTTLMFLAYNIAMHPDVQSRLEEEIDTLLPNKAPPTYEALMKMEYMDMVINETMRLFPSAIRIDRVCKKTMEINGVTIPAGVVIVVPLFVLHLNPEVWPEPEKFQPERFSKENQKNQDPYSFLPFGTGPRNCIGMRFALVNMKLALTLLLQNFRFEKCEDTPDPLNICTKGYLKPTKPIILKLVPKTAQTMKE; encoded by the exons ATGACTTTCCTCCCAGACTTCTCTATGGAAACATGGACCCTGCTTGTCCTGCTGCTGACACTCCTTGCTTA TTATGCAATCTGGCCATATAGATTATTCAAAAGACATGGGATTCCTGGCCCTACCCCCATTCCATTTATTGGAACTTTCCTTGGAAACAGAAAT GGCATTATGGAATTTGACATGGAGTGCTTCAAGAAATATGGAAATGTTTGGGG GTTTTATGATGGGCCTAAGCCTTTACTTGCTATAGTGGATCCTGTGATAATTAAAAACATCATGATCAAGGAATGCTACACCAATTTCACCAATAGAAGG GATTTTGGTTTAAGCGGGCCCTTGAAGTCTTCTGTCCTTATTTCCAAAGATGAGCAGTGGAAAAGGATCCGCACAGTGCTTTCACCTACTTTTACCAGTGGAAAATTAAAACAG ATGTTCCCTGTAATGAAACACTATGGAGAGCTTTTGGTGAAGAATATCCAAAAGAAAATAGATAACAAGGAGCCTCTAGACATGAAGTA TATTTTTGGAAGTTACAGCATGGACACGATCCTAAGCACATCATTCAGCGTCAATGTGGATTCCATGAATAACCCCAACGATCCATTTGTCACCAACGCCAGGAATCTCTTCACATTCTCTTTCTTCAATCCCCTGTTTCTGCTTACAA TTTTATGTCCCTTCCTTGTTCCTGTTTTGGACAAAATGAACTTTTGTTTTCTCTCTTTGAAAATCCTAAACTTTTTCAAAGACGCAGTCGCAAGCatcaagaaaaaaaggcaaaaggatATTCATGAG GATAGAGTGGATTTCCTTCAGCTTATGGTTGATGCACAAAACAATGAAGGCGATTCAGTACCAGAAGGAGAAAAACAGAGATATAAAG AGTTGTCAGATGATGAGATTCTCGCACAATCACTTATCTTCATAATGGCTGGATATGAAACTACAAGCACAACCCTCATGTTTCTGGCATATAACATAGCAATGCATCCGGATGTACAGAGCAGACTTGAAGAAGAGATTGATACTTTATTGCCTAACAAG GCACCACCAACCTATGAAGCACTTATGAAAATGGAATATATGGATATGGTGATTAATGAGACCATGAGATTGTTCCCGTCTGCTATACGAATTGACAGAGTATGTAAGAAAACAATGGAGATTAATGGAGTAACAATCCCAGCTGGAGTTGTCATTGTGGTGCCATTATTTGTTTTGCACCTCAATCCCGAGGTCTGGCCAGAACCAGAAAAATTCCAACCAGAAAG ATTTAGTAAAGAGAATCAAAAGAACCAGGACCCCTACAGCTTTCTGCCTTTTGGAACTGGTCCCAGAAACTGCATTGGAATGAGATTTGCCTTAGTAAATATGAAACTGGCCCTCACCCTCTTGTTGCAGAATTTCAGATTTGAGAAATGCGAAGACACCCCA gatcCACTGAACATTTGTACCAAGGGATACCTGAAGCCCACGAAACCTATTATTCTGAAACTCGTTCCTAAAACTGCGCAAACAATGAAAGAATAG